A genomic window from Glycine soja cultivar W05 chromosome 10, ASM419377v2, whole genome shotgun sequence includes:
- the LOC114372397 gene encoding uncharacterized protein LOC114372397, which produces MLRYLLMFFLLGLGTRVESHEESGHWSCESESEIRVEAEFKYGVITLDGHTDDWKDIDGSYFPLLPALDPDAENEFKGGKITVKSVHDGRDIFFLLQVDGDYAYSKGESNKCPSVALMFQIGDGASYHNMGGCEEHPTSCTDKSCKGHEVDIMHFSIGSAIPGRLYGGNPLDNRYGNGGDRFGHLVDLYAWNPHCRYLDGIGPPGSANDSSAQNDWKGAWWHSSFTVHSGFVEDESPYADNGKKGTYFFEFSRPLRTMDHLQQDVQFNIGGSSKMSVAFWYPVDGQPWHGSGHYSIYCDWVPIDISVGNSLSGKSVDAASSSSWNVASAFSVILSVAALCVSVFVSYRVFSPKSVSFTPIENNNL; this is translated from the exons ATGCTTCGTTACCTTTTGATGTTCTTCTTATTGGGCTTGGGAACCCGTGTGGAGTCACACGAGGAATCGGGTCATTGGAGCTGCGAGTCCGAGTCGGAGATCCGAGTCGAGGCTGAGTTCAAATACGGTGTAATCACACTGGATGGTCACACCGATGATTGGAAGGACATTGATGGGTCCTACTTTCCCCTCCTTCCCGCCCTTGACCCAGATGCTGAAAATGAATTCAAAGGGGGAAAGATCACCGTTAAA AGTGTCCATGACGGCCGCGATATCTTCTTTCTGCTGCAAGTAGATGGTGACTATGCCTACTCTAAAGG AGAAAGCAATAAATGTCCATCTGTTGCTCTCATGTTTCAAATTGGAGATGGTGCCTCTTATCATAAT ATGGGTGGCTGTGAAGAACATCCGACCTCGTGCACTGACAAGAGCTGCAAAGGTCATGAAGTTGACATTATGCACTTTTCAATAGGAAGTGCCATTCCAGGACGACTTTACGGTGGCAATCCCCTAGACAATAGATATGGAAATGGCGGCGATAG GTTTGGTCACTTGGTTGATCTATATGCTTGGAATCCACATTGCAGATACTTGGATGGAATTGGTCCTCCAGGTTCTG CTAATGATTCAAGTGCGCAGAATGACTGGAAAGGTGCTTGGTGGCATAGCAGCTTCACAGTTCACTCAG GATTCGTAGAGGATGAGAGTCCATATGCAGATAATGGAAAAAAGGGCACTTACTTTTTTGAATTCTCGAGGCCTTTGAGGACTATGGATCATCTTCAACAG GACGTGCAATTTAACATCGGTGGATCCAGTAAGATGTCTGTTGCATTCTGGTATCCAGTAGATGGTCAACCGTGGCATGGTTCCGGGCACTACTCTATTTACTGTGATTGGGTTCCCATTGACATATCTGTTGGTAATTCTTTGAGTGGCAAGTCAGTTGATGCAGCATCAAGTAGCTCGTGGAATGTTGCTAGTGCCTTTTCTGTTATACTATCAGTAGCAGCACTTTGCGTGTCTGTTTTTGTGAGCTATAGGGTGTTCAGCCCCAAGAGTGTCTCTTTTACACCAATAGAGAACAACAACCTTTAA